A single region of the Melopsittacus undulatus isolate bMelUnd1 chromosome 10, bMelUnd1.mat.Z, whole genome shotgun sequence genome encodes:
- the MYL9 gene encoding myosin regulatory light polypeptide 9, producing the protein MSSKRAKAKTTKKRPQRATSNVFAMFDQSQIQEFKEAFNMIDQNRDGFIDKEDLHDMLASLGKNPTDEYLEGMMSEAPGPINFTMFLTMFGEKLNGTDPEDVIRNAFACFDEEASGFIHEDHLRELLTTMGDRFTDEEVDEMYREAPIDKKGNFNYVEFTRILKHGAKDKDD; encoded by the exons ATGTCCAGCAAACGCGCCAAAGCCAAGACCACCAAGAAGCGCCCGCAGCGCGCCACCTCCAATGTCTTCGCCATGTTCGACCAGTCCCAGATCCAGGAGTTCAAGGAAGCCTTTAACATGATCGACCAGAACCGCGACGGCTTCATCGACAAGGAGGACCTGCACGACATGCTGGCTTCCCTCG GGAAGAACCCCACCGACGAGTACCTGGAGGGCATGATGAGCGAGGCGCCAGGACCCATCAACTTCACCATGTTCCTCACCATGTTTGGGGAGAAGCTGAATGGCACCGACCCAGAGGACGTCATCCGCAACGCCTTCGCCTGCTTCGATGAGGAGGCATCAG GCTTCATTCACGAGGACCATCTGCGGGAGCTGCTGACCACCATGGGAGACAGGTTCACGGACGAGGAGGTGGATGAGATGTACCGCGAGGCGCCCATCGACAAGAAGGGCAACTTCAACTACGTGGAGTTCACCCGTATCCTGAAGCACGGAGCCAAGGACAAGGACGATTAG